The Cololabis saira isolate AMF1-May2022 chromosome 18, fColSai1.1, whole genome shotgun sequence genome contains the following window.
CACTTTTCCTGCAACGGCCAAGTTCCTCTCGCAGTCTATCCCTAACTTTAGtcttaccagaggtgtcaagtaacgaagtacaaatactttgttaccttacttaagtagaaattttggttatctatacttcactggagtaattatttttcagactttttacttttagtccttacattttcacgcaattatctgtactttttactccttacattttaaaaacagccttgttactctatttcatttcggcctttaaaaaaaaactatccagttaaattgctccatccggatagagtgaatttggttgtggttgtttcagatgttcttgtccagttttgttcttacatccgttccctcagattcctgcaactaaacttggatgtacattccaataaatgttaggataaatgataacatgcctctgaagtttgactttttgcaccattacaatacttataggcaactagtcatcatatctcctgctctctgaaacacatgttaatgctcaatagtacacatatatggttctttaatatatttgcattatactaagatgcattcattttcaaagccttttgtccttaatggcttttttcccccttacattacttttacttttatactttaaatggttttgaaaccagtacttttatacttttacttgagtaaaaaacttgagttgatacttcaacttctacaggagtatttttaaactctagtatctatacttctacctgagtaatgaatgtgaatacttttgacacctctgagtcTTACATCATGGCATTGCATAAAAGACTAAACTGATCATGTTTAGAAAGCAAGTCATTTAAACCAACCAGCCCGATCTGCCATATGCTCATTATTAACACGTCAGCAGGCCAGAACAGCAGGATCAATACTAGACATGAGCGGCTAACTTGCAAAAATGTACTTACACGGTGCAGTTCCCTCAGAAGGAACACATATATGTGTTCTGGCTCCATTAGAGGTGGTAGAGACACCGTTTCAGCCTCCATGTCCGTGTTTAAATCAAGACCAGAGCTAAGCAAGTGCTAACAGAGAGATAGTAGCTAAACCTGGTAGCACGTTTTGCTCTTTGAGCCAATTACTCTGAACAGCTGAGATGACGTTCAGGTGGCTGTCAGCGCAGAATAAAACATTACAATACGTAGTACAACACAGgagacgtaaaaaaaaaaaaaaactgtggatACAAATGGGACAGCAGACTTGAGAACAAGAGCTTGCTAATGCAGATCAGCAGTCCTTCACCTCCGTCATCAAAACAAACCGATGTTTAGTCCAGCTGGGAACTGAAACACGGCTCACAGTCTTGATTTCAAAGAGAGCAAGTGGAAATGCGATAGTCTGACAACACAGAGTCTACTACACGGCGTGTTATGAGCCCTGCTTTCTAAAATTAGGCCTGCCGGCCGTGTCagtgtcagcagcagcagcagcagcagctcagcacTGGTGGACTTCAGCCTGCAGCCGTCAACTCCGCCGGGGCGAGGCGCGTTCACGGCACCCCGGAATttactaaagcctgaattatggtcccgcgtacggtgcgcgtcgccgcgtaccctaccctacgctgtaggccaggggtattcaactagattcggccgggggccacatctgcagaaggactgtatggagagggccgcacaatttgaaaatgtgggggttttcaaaatgtattttgcactcaaagacgaagacttatgtaaatataatacatttgtattatacatttgaatataagttcatatatgaattatgtattaattgtctccagatttagtaattgtgaatgttaaatataatattcagataaagaaatattattttgaatgcaagttcattttgaaaccatgcattgtgcaaacttaatgaaattgatattgacctacttttaataaaacacgccataatgacaaagcaccactttccaccaagatttccttatttgaatattatattaagcattgagcacaaccattttagtccatagtagccagttataaaaatattatataaaaaataaataaataaaaaaatttcaacaaacttttttgaaatatgaccaggagCCACATAAAAGcacctggcgggccgcatgtggcccgcgggccgccaattgaatatccctgctgtaggctctgcgttgatgtaacgcggaatcataaatcagcctttaagccATCAGAGGTACAGGATAGCACTCCGAtacacacagtactcgagttgtaaaaatcagggggggatggtggattttatcatatggggacagataatttgtgctgattacaaataatattatatattaaaaataatagcactgaccaaaacacctgcagaaatactgcaggaatgacatagcagcagttaaatgcagccttctgtaagctttaaatatccactgggcttacatcaaatacatcaaaacacaacaataaaaaacagttttctgaacttatcaatatgactctgtccttcacaggataagtaaaatggatcactgcaaaaactcaaaatcttaacaagaatatttctcttatttctagttaaaatgtctcattttagtaaaaaaatctcattacacttaaaacaagactcatcacgggaaaaaacaaaaattttcacctgtttcaagtagattttcacttaaaataagtagaaaaatctgcatagattaaagataaatcttgtcccactggcagattttcctacttatttcaagtgaaaattaacAGCTATCACACTCCAGCAAGATGAGAAACCGTCTCGAGGCATTCTGGTTGGCTGTTAACTCTCTAACACaagtcaaatgtttttatttttattaactacaACACATTAATATCATAACCTTGAAGGCTACCACAGCCGGAAATCACATGCGAGCTTGGCTATTGATGAGCTTTGGGAAACTTATCCTGTTACTGATTATATAAGGTGACACTTCCTTTTGGTGCCTAACTTTTATACCTAAAATCTCTAGAAGCAAACATCAGCggtgaaagttaaaacaaactCTTTCCAAAGCCAGCCACGGGTAAGCATCTTTTCATGAAACTCTAATTTTGATGACCAATCTTTTCACAAGCATTTACCTTTTTAGGAACCACCACTACTGAATGTCATTATGTTGAAAATCCACTTCTACTGGCACTGATCAGTCCAAATTACGGTAATATGCTTTAGCAACAAACTCACTCCTTGAAACCTTGCAAGCTGGAATCTGTCATGTTAAGAGTTCTCATGGTTCTCACAAAAACAATCAAGCTCACTTTTAAAAGTATGTCCTCCATCACCTTTGAACAGGATCTGAGGAAACACTTTTGATAGTCTTTTTAAATAAGAATATAAATGCAGATTAAATGGGAGATTTCAGCCACCGATGACAGTATCATCTTATTTATTACTAAGCTGTACCTGGTGTTGCTAAAGCAATCCATTAGTTCAAAAACTTACATTGAAATGTCATTtcatttagttttctttttcatattcgATTTTATAAACTGAAATGTCTAATGAATACAAGAAGCATGGCCAACCCTTATAacaaaaaataagttttaaacAACTTCTAAATCCAGTGTGAAGTACGTAGGAGATTTTATTGTCAGACTTACCACAACGCTCCATTCTTCAGTTTTATTCTTGATAATTGAGAAGATGCAGCCCATGTAAACTGCTCCAGTTGTGAGTAATCCCACTTCTTCCTCGTGTTTTTCTGTCACTGGTTCGACTGGGTCCATGGATCCTTGTGGAAAAAGATCTACCACTTAGTTCCTTTTGTGTGTCTCATTAATGAATTAAGTGAAAATATTTAAGTACACTTTAGAGTTAATGACAAAGTAGCCAGTAGTCGGATTCCCATTACACTTTTGGTCAAAAGAAAATCTAATCTCTGAAAGTTTGATAAAGGTAGCGCTGCAGGGAGCCTGTGTTTCCATTGACCACTGTTTTTCAAATAAGTGTCTCTTGCGAGACTgctcttcaaaacaatgaaaaagaaaatctcaacatTGAAGAAAATGGACTAAAACATCCTTAGTCTTTAATAAATTATTGCGATTGCAGCTACTGCTGTTGAGAAAATAGCCAGATGATGAAGGCAgtggatgatcattcaaatgattattcagaggcaaagcaCTTATGTCTTTTATAATGATTAACCAAACAGTGTTACAGGACAACTGCATagtattaatgaggccaaaaacagctggaaactagattttgataaCTTCAGACTGAGGGGCTACATCACTAACAGAGATGTGGAaattcgtaaaaaaaaaaaaagtgtttccgtTTTACATTTACAGATCATTGAAGATCATTGAATCGCCTGAAAAACCACCTTATTGAAGCGTAAAAAGGGTTTATTCAATATTTGGGAGACTTTTCAAAGTAGTGCCATTGCCATTACAGTATTTCTTTTTCGATATTTGGTTTACGCAAAAccaggggtaatggaaacatgcCTAGTTAAAATAAAGGCAGAACGAAAAAGGGACTAATTCCCAATTTCAACATAATAAAGCTTAATTACAATGGAAATGGTACACTGCTGTGATCCCACGAATGAACTTTGGAACCCAGCGGTAAAGGAAGGATTAGGTGAGACGTTTAGATTACCAACCTGCAGATGATTGCTCAACCTCGGCAACCAGGCCCATGTCCAAGGGGTTTTCCAGGGTGGTTTGAGGGCCTTTCTGCATATCCTCCACGGCACCAAAGCCCTGCAAATCCTTGTTTTTATTGAAATGTTTGCCGTCTTCCTCCACGTTTACATCTGGTACAATCTGCTCCTTTTCGATCACATCTGGTCTTTCTTTATGATCCGTTACTGTGAGGTTGTCATCCTGATCAGTTTCAGGCTTGCTGTCAAATCTTTCTTCATAAACATGGTGGACGTCTTTGTCCACAGTCAAGCGAGGTTCATCTGCAATGTAAACACACAGCAATAGAGAGATCACATTTTCAGAAGATCCCCACTCTCTGTGACGTACATGTCTGAACTTCAGAAAAAGTCCACACCAACTTGTCCTCCTAAACATCTTAAGTGTTCAAATGTCTTTAGTTACATTGAGTGTCACTTATTTTAGCTTCCAAAAATAGATGTGATAAGCTGCATGACTGTGGAAGCTCAAATTATCAGAAGGTAAAGCAGAGCATGCCATGCTACcctatagggctgggcgatatatcgagattttaatatatatcgatatattttcaaacacgatatggtatgagacaatatcgtttatatcgatttttaaaaaaaaaaatttttttttttttttttttttatgattttgatttagcttattttgtgacaaattgacttgaatgttttatttgagatttgcccaaatgttttgttatttgcacaactgtcaacctcagtggaaaagtctgcctgttactgtctacattgtattaattgcacagtgtattttaatttaattgttatgcaggaaagggatatttgttttattttattcaagaagcatttttattctatatatgcaggcagtttatttttatttcatttgttttatacattttgatactgtgcagacctctgttaatagaggtacctgtgtgacatttggcacgaggctttgtattaaaactgactgtttttttaagggtttgcctcagaaacaaatgaagctaacagagatgctatgctataatgctttgggggaaaccccaattaaggcacagaaaaaatatcgagatatatatcgagtatcgccatttagctagaaaatatcgagatatgacttttggtccatatcgcccagccctactacccTACCTTCCCGATCACAGGAGACAGTTCCATTACAGCCCTTATTTACATAAgatattcaaaataaaatagtaaaaatcAAACCTACCTCTGACATCGTCTGATTTGTCCGTTTCTAAAGGTGCACTATCACTGACTGTTGAATATTTTTTCCGAAGGCTGAAAGCGAGTTCTTGAATGTCATCCAGTAATTCAGTTTCCTCATCCATAATACTCGGGTCCGTCTTTTGATCCAAGTCTTTTTTTGAGTCCCGGCTATCGAGCATCTTCTCAATCTCGTCCAAGATGGCATTCTCAGACGTTTCCAGGATACGCTCAAGTGCGTTTTCAATGTCCTGTGTGGTACCGGCTTGAGACATACGGGTAACCTGCAACTCTGTGTCCATATCAGAGAACATAGCCTCCACTTTGAAGAGATTGTTTAGACCAAGAATATTCTGGACCCGGTCCATTTTCTCCTCCGTGAAGTGATCTCTCAGCAGAGTCAGTCTCATCACGCTATCGCTGTACTGGGGCTCTGGCGGGGACTGTGTTGTCTCAGGTGAGGTTTCATCAGAATAAACATAGTCCGTTTCTGAGGAAGAAAGTGCATTTTCATCCTCAAGTAACTCTTCTCTCTCTTTGTCCTCTTCCTCCTGAGTCCCTGCATCATTTTCAGCTTCCCTTTCATCCATCTGTGATGATTTATGATGATCTAGGTCCTCAACAGATAATCCTGTAAAACTGCTATTACTTTCCACATCTGGGACTAAATGGTCATGCATCTCATCTGCTTCGAATTTATCATCTTTGAACTCTAGATCTTCGGACTGCCTCTTTTCCCTGGACTGGTGGGGATCTTTTCCACTTTCACTAATAGCTAATTCTTGATCAGTCACAGTTTTATTTCTATCCAACGCAACATCTACAACCTGCTCTGTTACCACAATACTGTCCTGTACATATGATTCCTCTTCACTAAGATCTAAATGCTTTGACACCTCATCTGCTTTTTCCTCAGTAGGTTCATGTGTTTCATTGTCCAATTTTTCACCATTAGGGTTAATATATATATCATCTTGAGATATGGGATCTTCTGATAAAATATTCTTTCCCATTTGATCTTCGATTGACTCGTCAGTTGATTTGAATGTTTCATTCTGCGCTTCCTCATGTCCAGTCAGCTCTCGATCGCTCTCATTTTCACcgtcaaagaaaagtctgtcAGGGTCACTTTtagattctttattattttgctgCACAACGCTGGCATTGGAAAGATCTTCAGGAATCTGCTCCATGTTTGCTGGATCCCCTTGAGGTTTTGATTCTTCATTTTCAAAAATGTGTGGTGTTGTTACATCAGCTTTTTCTTCCAGAtcttcatcatcgtcatcgtcgtcGTCTTCATCTGAACTCATATCTTCTCCTGTCGTCTCTCCTCCTGTGACAACAGAAAACACAGCATCTCCGAGCGATGTCCACATGTTTTTCTCCTCTGTCATCTTttgtttatcatcatcatcttctgtaATCGGGATCCTTTCGTGCTTCGGAAGAGAATCTGATGCTGCAGCGTCCCCGGTTTCTTCAGAAGAAGACAACAGCGGAATTGCCTCTGTATCATCAATGTCTTCTTCTGGATGATGGTCCACATCACCACTGTCCTCCTCTGGATATGGGGTCACTTTTGTGGTGATTTCATCATCGCTGGTGACAGCATCAAACGTTGTTCCAAGGGTAGTTTCAAACTTGGGGATCTCCCTTCCTTCAGAAATCGACACTGGTTCATTAACTAAATCCCCTTTGGGCACAGAGTCCACTTCAGATTCAGCTGGTGCATATTTGGTTTCACTCCTTTCTGATCCATTTTCAAGAACAGACTCAAGTTCAAgggtttgtttgttcttttcttctccTGCAGGCACAGCTTTTGTATTAGACTCCAAATCTTCTATTGATGAGTGAAGTTCAGGTAAAGTGGTACTTTGGTCTTTCTGTACTTTATCAAGACCCTCATGATGCTCAGTTTGTTTTTCACTTTGCGTCACTTGTTCTACTGATGGCTCCGGTTCTGTCTGTGGGCTTTTTGTCTCTTGGATCTGTTCAAATGTCCCAGTGCTATATTCACTAACGTTCTCCTCTGCCAACGAGGCCATGAGCAGATCTACATCATAATTGTCGAACTTGTCGAATCCAGTGTCAAAGCAGACAAAATCTGTTACCTGAaagcaggagaaaaagaaaTTGCAAATATTTCCATGGTAGTTACATTTATCAATGGTATTATGCTGATAATTTAAAGAGTCTTATGCATTTTTGATTAAAATACCCAATTAATTGAGTTGTTATAATTGTTTCATACCTGTGCTGGAATCTCAAGTTCTTTATCAGTATAAATGTGGTTTACTGCAAGAAGGTCCTTTGGAAAGTAACCAAAGTTGCTTCCAACCTAAGAACAAGAGAACATGCTGAGgactaaatgaaaaaacaatagTAGTCAATAACTACCAGGGGTATACTTACACTTCCTGCCCATAAGTCAGCCCTTCTTCCGGACAGTTTGTAGTATACATAGACTGTTTCAGATTTCTTGAAAGAAAGGAACCGGCAATCTGGCCCAGACCAATCTTTTTCTGCTTTTCCTCGACACAGAAGCACTGAAAAAGCAAAATAATGTGCATTAGTCTTTTCAAGCAGGCACAGACTTAATTAATTTGTACTAAGACTAATTCTTTTGAGTTCCTATTGGCATGGCAGAGATCTTAATTTCGTTGAAAGCAACAATCAGGCCAGAATGACTGACAGACTGGCAGATGTGTTGGGCTTTAAAGCAGTGATTCTCAACTGCTGGATCGGGACCCAAAAGTGGGTCGTGGACCTGTCTTTAGTGGGTCGTGGTAAAGCTACATATTTTTGAATCTTTCTGGAACTACTTCTCAGTtgttgcacttttttatttcatgtattttGCAGGACAACACCAACTGAATCTGTTAATAATGATGTTTTGATTGCTGCGTCAGCTTTATAATCTTGATTCGGTGATTGAATAGCTTTACTACTGCACTgctaaataatatataataaataaaacaagttaAATATTCCTAAGCTTTTTTGGAACTACTTTTCAGTTAATgcacttatttatttt
Protein-coding sequences here:
- the mia3 gene encoding transport and Golgi organization protein 1 homolog, which translates into the protein MAAKHLYQQGLVLLLLHVVAATTAWERRFSDFKRCADQECSMLLCRGKAEKDWSGPDCRFLSFKKSETVYVYYKLSGRRADLWAGSVGSNFGYFPKDLLAVNHIYTDKELEIPAQVTDFVCFDTGFDKFDNYDVDLLMASLAEENVSEYSTGTFEQIQETKSPQTEPEPSVEQVTQSEKQTEHHEGLDKVQKDQSTTLPELHSSIEDLESNTKAVPAGEEKNKQTLELESVLENGSERSETKYAPAESEVDSVPKGDLVNEPVSISEGREIPKFETTLGTTFDAVTSDDEITTKVTPYPEEDSGDVDHHPEEDIDDTEAIPLLSSSEETGDAAASDSLPKHERIPITEDDDDKQKMTEEKNMWTSLGDAVFSVVTGGETTGEDMSSDEDDDDDDDEDLEEKADVTTPHIFENEESKPQGDPANMEQIPEDLSNASVVQQNNKESKSDPDRLFFDGENESDRELTGHEEAQNETFKSTDESIEDQMGKNILSEDPISQDDIYINPNGEKLDNETHEPTEEKADEVSKHLDLSEEESYVQDSIVVTEQVVDVALDRNKTVTDQELAISESGKDPHQSREKRQSEDLEFKDDKFEADEMHDHLVPDVESNSSFTGLSVEDLDHHKSSQMDEREAENDAGTQEEEDKEREELLEDENALSSSETDYVYSDETSPETTQSPPEPQYSDSVMRLTLLRDHFTEEKMDRVQNILGLNNLFKVEAMFSDMDTELQVTRMSQAGTTQDIENALERILETSENAILDEIEKMLDSRDSKKDLDQKTDPSIMDEETELLDDIQELAFSLRKKYSTVSDSAPLETDKSDDVRDEPRLTVDKDVHHVYEERFDSKPETDQDDNLTVTDHKERPDVIEKEQIVPDVNVEEDGKHFNKNKDLQGFGAVEDMQKGPQTTLENPLDMGLVAEVEQSSAGSMDPVEPVTEKHEEEVGLLTTGAVYMGCIFSIIKNKTEEWSVVVISLLPEEWRPGKTLFGCPWEAVVTTSFVGVLTFTLFFWRTVLAVKKKIYLVDEKKLNEQIQALKKQKNEALAKISQLKMQTEELRENQKESKETVTCTMKKMQHLEGKMTEAERLNEQMAEERKEYAKLLEEERAASVRNETRIEKLEKSNEKLQLSRKKTQEALAKTTTLLDEAKIREDARNAQHKCLQKEYTAFKEENKTLKATIKGWEDKHKELNEKIKVYQKSQKELEDSVVLKDHNVEVLSELLADLEACDVQKGDTKVLANGELAADKKTAIRNRIKLMMDVSRVQTTLAVVEEERDRFMAKLLNEEKSRKEQEEKHRELAHEIGTIKSEKSHVENQFKILQQKNEIMVEMYQQKENALQQRLTQEELERRSKENLLSEVGGKAVEAEEQVKILRQRINEMESQMKKTEEVYKEQIKEQENKTHSNWVNARNAERALSQEKLEASKLREKLAVLTSQLNERRAPLFRPNSGQPGALRQGDSYGPSPVSGGAPSPPLMIEGPRRPPSAPIGRRIDPYGPRPPSDPHGRYAENKHIPGMDMMGPRSSSPANLDGSTQAVDPQIKAETQAVASTESQEPGPGSFIASPIRDSPGAMVHGPPPGPGGHDPLLPPGPHGRLPPPGPYRSPRQGHYQLPPGALPPNVPPPLPGPHLPPNGHPGMPPPGPMGGDFGPRPANGLAFHPRPGPGHVMDPRGPPPPHFRPPPHHFGPIPPPHGIRGPLGPRPPFPPDMRFTGVPPHPTHPGEGYGPAPANALQNSAGGQSGPGQDLHVKQEASQDSARPASAKP